A single genomic interval of Deltaproteobacteria bacterium harbors:
- a CDS encoding transglutaminase domain-containing protein: YDWVYDHMQYDKSVPGWGLGDVAYCLKVGKGNCTDFHTLFIALARASGIPARWNIGFPLAYGDGTAGAPQEVKGYHCWAEFYAPGAGWVPVDISEARKHPELKEYFFGALSGNRVLFTRARDAPLESDGTGRRLNYFIYPVARADGQDVSSEWTFRYTDEPSAAHASVRGADPLSGPVLR; the protein is encoded by the coding sequence TACGACTGGGTCTACGACCACATGCAGTACGACAAGTCGGTGCCCGGGTGGGGGCTGGGTGACGTCGCGTACTGCCTCAAGGTGGGCAAGGGGAACTGCACCGACTTCCACACTCTGTTCATCGCGCTCGCCCGCGCGAGCGGCATCCCGGCGCGCTGGAACATCGGCTTCCCGCTCGCCTACGGTGACGGCACGGCGGGAGCGCCGCAGGAGGTGAAGGGCTACCATTGCTGGGCGGAGTTCTACGCCCCCGGGGCCGGCTGGGTGCCGGTCGACATCTCGGAGGCGCGCAAGCACCCCGAGCTGAAGGAGTACTTCTTCGGCGCGCTGTCGGGGAACCGCGTGCTGTTCACACGCGCGCGCGATGCGCCGCTCGAGTCCGACGGCACGGGCCGGCGGCTCAACTACTTCATCTACCCCGTGGCGCGGGCCGACGGGCAGGATGTCTCGAGCGAGTGGACGTTCCGCTACACGGACGAGCCGTCGGCCGCGCACGCGTCTGTCCGTGGCGCTGATCCGCTTTCGGGTCCCGTACTGAGGTAG
- a CDS encoding prepilin-type N-terminal cleavage/methylation domain-containing protein, which produces MRTQKAGRRRSKGFTLIELLVVVAIIGILAAIAIPQFAAYRSRGFNARVASDARNAATAQEAYFVDNNTYSSGACSTLPGFNGSGGVVCNSTGTATNFSVTTTHPSMSYTTGCTWRSNPAAGSPNLVCS; this is translated from the coding sequence ATGCGCACACAGAAAGCGGGCCGGAGACGGTCCAAGGGCTTCACACTGATCGAGTTGCTCGTGGTAGTGGCGATCATCGGCATCCTGGCCGCGATCGCGATCCCGCAGTTCGCCGCGTATCGCTCGCGCGGCTTCAACGCCCGCGTCGCGTCCGATGCCCGCAACGCGGCCACCGCCCAGGAGGCGTACTTCGTGGACAATAACACGTACTCCTCGGGCGCGTGCAGCACGCTGCCGGGCTTCAACGGCTCGGGCGGCGTGGTCTGCAACTCGACGGGCACGGCGACCAACTTCTCGGTCACCACGACCCACCCGAGCATGAGCTACACGACCGGCTGCACCTGGAGAAGCAACCCGGCCGCCGGGAGCCCGAACCTGGTCTGCTCCTAG
- the ruvA gene encoding Holliday junction branch migration protein RuvA, whose protein sequence is MIASLAGTLDEKSPERLVVDVGGVGYAVHVSLQTFADLPPAGAAVRLLVHTEVREDAIELFGFLRPEERALFHLLRKVKGLGPRTALVVLSGMPLGDLLATIAGGDGARLQTIPGVGKKIGERIVVECREGAATLAAGAPRRGTPVAMDGVLAEAVSALVNLGYKRAEAERAVERVKRPAAPLEDMVRAALQGLAG, encoded by the coding sequence ATGATCGCGTCGCTCGCCGGTACGCTCGACGAGAAGAGTCCCGAGCGGCTCGTGGTCGACGTGGGCGGCGTCGGCTACGCCGTCCACGTCTCGCTCCAGACCTTCGCCGACCTGCCACCCGCGGGCGCCGCGGTGCGGCTCCTCGTGCACACCGAGGTGCGCGAGGACGCGATCGAGCTCTTCGGCTTCCTCCGCCCCGAGGAGCGGGCGCTCTTCCACCTCCTCCGCAAGGTGAAGGGCCTCGGGCCGCGCACCGCGCTGGTGGTGCTCTCGGGCATGCCGCTCGGCGATCTCCTCGCCACCATCGCGGGCGGCGACGGAGCCCGCCTGCAGACCATACCCGGCGTCGGGAAGAAGATCGGCGAGCGCATCGTGGTCGAGTGCCGCGAGGGCGCGGCGACGCTCGCCGCCGGCGCGCCGCGCCGCGGCACCCCCGTGGCGATGGACGGCGTCCTCGCCGAGGCCGTGTCGGCGCTCGTCAACCTGGGCTACAAGCGCGCCGAGGCCGAGCGGGCGGTCGAGCGCGTCAAGCGGCCGGCCGCGCCGCTCGAGGACATGGTGCGGGCCGCGCTCCAGGGGCTCGCGGGATGA
- the lpxC gene encoding UDP-3-O-[3-hydroxymyristoyl] N-acetylglucosamine deacetylase encodes MSETILVVDDEENIRHTLRGVLADEGFEVLEAPDGRRALELLQHVAPRLAIVDVWMPEMDGIELVERMRNQAPGVPIIVISGHGTIETAVRVIRLGAFDFLEKPFPLDALLSVVGRALGTSAAPAETAAPAATGAAPRVAPARRFPERTIGRSVLVNGQGLHSGARTGLILQPLPPGSGIVFGSILSGETVPALVDHVDSTGYATTLVRGGMVARTVEHLMAALHASGVTNLLVKMQGEVPILDGSALELCALLDEGGLVDQPATVEELVVDQRYAVGSDDPARKGIAIEPADRFEVHYVLDYPPPIGRQELAFRFTDAEAFRREIAPARTFGFVEEIEQLEQMGLANGGRLNNCILVGKEGVVNAPLRFPDEFVRHKILDIFGDFYLLGRPIRGRVVARMTGHSDNAALLGVLRARFGVPPLKGA; translated from the coding sequence ATGTCCGAGACGATCCTGGTGGTGGACGACGAGGAGAACATCCGGCACACCCTGCGCGGGGTGCTCGCCGACGAGGGGTTCGAGGTGCTCGAGGCGCCGGACGGGCGCCGCGCCCTCGAGCTGCTCCAGCACGTCGCGCCGCGGCTGGCGATCGTGGACGTCTGGATGCCCGAGATGGACGGCATCGAGCTGGTCGAGCGCATGCGCAACCAGGCGCCGGGCGTGCCGATCATCGTCATCTCGGGGCACGGCACGATCGAGACCGCGGTGCGCGTCATCCGCCTCGGGGCCTTCGACTTCCTCGAGAAGCCCTTCCCCCTCGATGCGCTCCTGAGCGTGGTCGGCCGCGCGCTCGGGACGAGCGCCGCGCCCGCCGAGACGGCGGCGCCGGCCGCCACCGGCGCCGCGCCACGGGTCGCGCCCGCCCGGCGCTTTCCCGAGCGCACGATCGGCCGGAGCGTGCTGGTGAACGGGCAGGGGCTCCACTCCGGCGCGCGCACCGGGCTCATCCTGCAGCCGCTCCCTCCGGGCAGCGGCATCGTCTTCGGCAGCATCCTCTCGGGAGAGACCGTCCCCGCGCTCGTCGATCACGTCGACTCGACCGGCTACGCCACCACGCTCGTGCGGGGCGGCATGGTGGCCAGGACGGTCGAGCACCTGATGGCCGCCCTGCACGCCTCCGGCGTCACCAACCTGCTCGTGAAGATGCAGGGCGAGGTGCCGATCCTCGACGGCTCGGCGCTCGAGCTGTGCGCGCTGCTCGACGAGGGCGGGCTCGTGGATCAGCCGGCCACGGTCGAGGAGCTGGTCGTCGACCAGCGCTACGCCGTCGGCTCCGACGACCCCGCGCGCAAGGGCATCGCGATCGAGCCGGCCGATCGTTTCGAGGTGCACTACGTCCTCGACTACCCGCCGCCCATCGGCCGCCAGGAGCTCGCCTTCCGCTTCACCGACGCCGAGGCCTTCCGCCGCGAGATCGCCCCGGCGCGCACCTTCGGCTTCGTGGAGGAGATCGAGCAGCTCGAGCAGATGGGCCTCGCCAACGGCGGGCGGCTGAACAACTGCATCCTGGTCGGCAAGGAGGGCGTGGTGAACGCGCCGCTGCGCTTCCCCGACGAGTTCGTGCGCCACAAGATCCTCGACATCTTCGGCGACTTCTACCTGCTCGGGCGTCCGATCCGGGGCCGCGTCGTGGCGCGCATGACGGGGCACTCGGACAACGCGGCCCTGCTCGGGGTGCTGCGCGCGCGCTTCGGGGTGCCGCCGCTCAAGGGGGCGTGA
- a CDS encoding sigma-54-dependent Fis family transcriptional regulator, with translation MSDGEARILRPERGRVLVVDDDVDVCALLEARLAGRGFEVAWTTSAETALDSLGTAEVDAVLTDIKMGRMSGLELCERIVASRPDVPVVVMTAFGTLEAAIAAIRAGAYDFVTKPIEVDAVAVALERAVQHRALRSEVERLRRVVDDAEGFGELLGASAPMKRVYDLLERVVSSDATVLVTGESGTGKELVARALHRRSRRSAGPFVAVNCAAIPEGLLESELFGHARGAFTHAHNARAGLFQQAHGGTLLLDEIADLPRPLQPRLLRALEERAVRPVGADHEVAVDVRIVAATNRDLEAALEEGRLREDLYFRLNVIRIELPPLRLRGRDILLLAQRFVDHYARQMGKPVRGLSPAVAERLLAYAWPGNVRELQNCMERAVALAGGERIGVDDLPERIRARRPPPPVVPGGDPEELVTLEEVERRYILRVMEAAGGHRTRAAQVLGLDRKTLYRKLEHYARAERARDRRPRDGAGRNP, from the coding sequence ATGTCGGACGGCGAGGCGAGGATCTTGAGGCCCGAGCGCGGCCGCGTGCTGGTCGTCGACGACGACGTGGACGTGTGCGCCCTGCTCGAGGCGCGGCTCGCCGGGCGGGGGTTCGAGGTGGCGTGGACCACGTCCGCGGAGACCGCCCTCGACAGCCTCGGCACCGCCGAGGTCGACGCCGTCCTCACCGACATCAAGATGGGGCGCATGAGCGGGCTCGAGCTGTGCGAGCGCATCGTCGCCAGCCGCCCGGACGTGCCGGTGGTGGTGATGACGGCGTTCGGCACCCTCGAGGCGGCGATCGCCGCCATCCGGGCGGGGGCGTACGACTTCGTCACCAAGCCGATCGAGGTCGACGCGGTGGCGGTGGCGCTCGAGCGCGCCGTGCAGCACCGCGCCCTGCGCTCGGAGGTCGAGCGCCTGCGCCGCGTGGTGGACGACGCCGAGGGCTTCGGCGAGCTGCTCGGCGCCAGCGCGCCCATGAAGCGAGTCTACGACCTGCTCGAGCGCGTCGTCTCCTCCGATGCGACGGTGCTCGTTACCGGCGAGAGCGGTACGGGCAAGGAGCTGGTCGCGCGCGCGCTCCACCGCCGGAGCCGGCGGAGCGCCGGGCCGTTCGTCGCGGTCAACTGCGCGGCCATACCGGAGGGGCTCCTCGAGAGCGAGCTCTTCGGCCATGCGCGCGGGGCCTTCACCCACGCGCACAACGCGCGGGCGGGCCTCTTTCAGCAGGCGCACGGGGGCACGCTCTTGCTGGACGAGATTGCCGATCTGCCGCGGCCGCTCCAGCCGCGGCTCCTGCGCGCACTCGAGGAGCGCGCGGTGCGTCCCGTCGGCGCCGATCACGAGGTGGCGGTCGACGTGCGCATCGTCGCGGCCACCAACCGCGATCTCGAGGCGGCGCTCGAGGAGGGACGCCTGCGCGAGGACCTCTACTTCCGGCTGAACGTCATCCGCATCGAGCTGCCGCCGCTGCGCCTGCGCGGCCGCGACATCCTGCTGCTCGCCCAGCGCTTCGTCGACCACTACGCCCGCCAGATGGGAAAGCCCGTGCGCGGCCTCTCCCCGGCGGTGGCCGAGCGGCTCCTCGCCTACGCCTGGCCGGGGAACGTGCGCGAGCTCCAGAACTGCATGGAGCGGGCGGTGGCGCTGGCGGGCGGCGAGCGCATAGGGGTGGACGATCTGCCGGAGAGGATACGCGCCCGCCGCCCACCACCCCCGGTGGTCCCGGGCGGCGATCCCGAGGAGCTGGTCACGCTCGAAGAGGTCGAGCGGCGCTACATCCTGCGCGTGATGGAGGCGGCCGGCGGGCACCGGACGCGGGCGGCGCAGGTCCTCGGCCTCGACCGCAAGACGCTCTACCGCAAGCTCGAGCACTACGCCCGAGCCGAGCGGGCCCGAGACCGGCGTCCACGCGATGGCGCCGGCCGAAATCCATGA
- a CDS encoding DUF2905 domain-containing protein codes for MQELGRVLVGLGCLAVVLGAALMLAGRIPWLGRLPGDIVVRRGPVTFYFPLLTCVVLSVVLTIVVNLFRRR; via the coding sequence ATGCAGGAACTGGGTCGCGTCCTGGTCGGGCTCGGCTGCCTGGCGGTGGTGCTCGGGGCGGCGCTCATGCTCGCCGGCCGCATTCCGTGGCTCGGCCGGCTGCCGGGCGACATCGTCGTGCGGCGGGGACCGGTGACCTTCTACTTCCCGCTCCTCACCTGCGTCGTGCTGAGCGTCGTCCTCACCATCGTCGTGAACCTCTTCAGGCGCCGCTGA
- a CDS encoding response regulator, whose translation MRFSVEDAIASGLWVALGTLALLSASDYWSTRTFLATSEGVNHAHEVVEQLDHLLAEMTDAETGQRGYLITGSVRYLAPYEQATARIADTLHSIRVLTASDSAQQERLDRLVPEVASRLLLMRETIDLYDREGFEAARQKVLTDRGRRVMDDIRKLVGEMDRAERTVLLDRGSTARTSARLTLVVLLVGDVIAFGLVGSSYVIAMRGLGERRRHVAQVEEGRRGAERQAAELAALARDRDEARRAAQEASRLKSAFLANMSHEIRTPMTALVGYAELLGDADLAPAERAECLATLRRNGEHLMAIVNDVLDLSKIESGRMTVERIACSPFALVAEVAELLRPRAAQEGLALEVLYRGPVPETVESDPTRLRQILLNLVGNAIKFTPAGSVRLEVSLEEAGPSRRLRFDVVDTGIGLSAEQQARLFTPFSQADTSTARRFGGTGLGLAISKRLAGMLGGDLQARSAPGGGSTFTLTIEVGSLDGVRLLDRPPAGPARAPAADQPLSLHGRVLLAEDGLDARRLLARHLRAAGAEVETAENGLVACELALRAAEAGGAYDLILMDMQMPELDGYAAVARLRAAGYRGPIVALTAHALEDERRKCLRTGCDGFATKPILRRALIEVARSYLAPAGGPPVVSTLAADAEVAGVLDGFVRRLPERLGAMERALGGRDLGTLADLAHQLKGAATSYGFPTITEAAAQLEAVAAARGEVERALAALADVCRRAAAAPPA comes from the coding sequence ATGCGCTTCTCGGTCGAGGACGCGATCGCCTCGGGGCTGTGGGTCGCGCTGGGCACCCTCGCCCTGCTCTCGGCCTCGGACTACTGGAGCACCAGGACCTTCCTCGCCACCAGCGAGGGGGTGAACCACGCCCACGAGGTGGTCGAGCAGCTCGACCACCTGCTCGCCGAGATGACCGACGCCGAGACCGGGCAGCGCGGCTATCTCATCACCGGCTCGGTCCGCTACCTCGCGCCCTACGAGCAGGCGACCGCACGGATCGCCGACACCCTCCATTCGATCCGCGTGCTCACCGCGTCGGACTCCGCGCAGCAGGAGCGGCTGGACCGCCTGGTGCCGGAGGTGGCGAGCCGTCTCCTGCTCATGCGCGAGACGATCGACCTCTACGACCGCGAAGGCTTCGAGGCCGCGCGCCAGAAGGTGCTGACCGACCGGGGCAGACGGGTCATGGACGACATCCGCAAGCTGGTCGGCGAGATGGACCGGGCGGAGCGGACCGTCCTCCTCGACCGCGGCTCGACGGCGCGCACGAGCGCCCGGCTCACGCTCGTCGTCCTCCTGGTCGGTGACGTGATCGCGTTCGGCCTGGTGGGATCGTCCTACGTGATCGCCATGCGCGGGCTCGGGGAGCGGCGCCGCCACGTCGCCCAGGTCGAGGAGGGGCGCCGGGGAGCCGAGCGGCAGGCGGCCGAGCTCGCCGCGCTGGCGCGCGACCGCGACGAGGCGCGGCGCGCGGCGCAGGAGGCGTCGCGACTCAAGTCCGCGTTCCTCGCCAACATGAGCCACGAGATCCGCACTCCGATGACCGCGCTCGTCGGCTATGCGGAGCTGCTCGGCGACGCCGACCTGGCGCCCGCGGAGCGGGCCGAGTGCCTCGCCACCCTCCGCCGCAACGGCGAGCACCTCATGGCGATCGTCAACGACGTCCTCGACCTCTCGAAGATCGAGTCGGGGCGCATGACGGTGGAGCGGATCGCCTGCTCGCCCTTCGCGCTGGTGGCCGAGGTGGCGGAGCTGCTGCGCCCGCGCGCGGCGCAGGAGGGGCTCGCCCTGGAGGTCCTGTACCGCGGCCCCGTGCCGGAGACCGTCGAGAGCGACCCGACGCGGCTCCGCCAGATCCTCCTGAACCTGGTCGGCAACGCGATCAAATTCACGCCGGCGGGCAGTGTCCGTCTCGAGGTGAGCCTGGAGGAGGCCGGGCCGTCCCGGCGCCTGCGCTTCGACGTCGTCGACACCGGAATCGGACTCAGCGCCGAGCAGCAGGCGCGCCTCTTCACCCCCTTCTCGCAAGCCGACACCTCGACCGCGCGCCGCTTCGGGGGCACGGGGCTCGGGCTCGCGATCTCGAAGCGCCTGGCCGGCATGCTGGGGGGCGACCTCCAGGCCCGAAGCGCCCCCGGGGGGGGCAGCACCTTCACGCTCACCATCGAAGTGGGCTCGCTCGACGGCGTCCGCCTGCTCGACCGCCCGCCCGCCGGCCCCGCTCGGGCGCCGGCCGCCGACCAGCCCCTGTCCCTGCACGGGCGCGTGCTGCTCGCCGAGGACGGCCTGGACGCCCGGCGCCTGCTCGCGCGCCACCTCCGCGCCGCCGGCGCCGAGGTCGAGACGGCCGAGAACGGGCTCGTCGCGTGCGAGCTCGCGCTGCGAGCTGCCGAGGCCGGAGGAGCCTACGACCTCATCCTGATGGACATGCAGATGCCCGAGCTGGACGGTTATGCGGCGGTCGCTCGCCTGCGGGCGGCGGGCTACCGCGGCCCGATCGTCGCCCTCACGGCGCATGCCCTCGAGGACGAGCGCCGGAAGTGCCTGCGCACCGGGTGCGACGGCTTCGCGACCAAGCCGATCCTGCGTCGTGCGCTGATCGAGGTCGCACGCTCCTACCTCGCGCCCGCCGGCGGGCCGCCCGTGGTGAGCACCCTCGCGGCCGATGCCGAGGTCGCCGGCGTGCTCGACGGCTTCGTCCGCCGCCTGCCCGAGCGCCTGGGCGCCATGGAGCGCGCCCTCGGCGGGCGCGACCTGGGGACGCTCGCCGACCTCGCCCACCAGCTGAAGGGCGCCGCGACCAGCTACGGCTTCCCCACGATCACCGAGGCGGCCGCCCAGCTCGAGGCGGTGGCGGCGGCACGGGGCGAGGTGGAGCGTGCGCTCGCCGCGCTGGCCGACGTCTGCCGCCGCGCGGCGGCCGCCCCGCCGGCCTGA
- the ruvB gene encoding Holliday junction branch migration DNA helicase RuvB has protein sequence MSWRAPSPILPERLDDDLAVEAPLRPRTLDEYVGQESIRENLRVQIAAARARGDVLDHVLLYGPPGLGKTSLAHVIANELGVGIRATAGPVLERPGDLAAILSNLERGQVFFVDEIHRLNHVVEETLYPAMEDFQLDLVVGQGPTARSIKLPLRPFCLAGATTRAGLLTSALRDRFGATFRLDFYGTDDLQRILRRSAAILGAALDDDGAAEIARRARGTPRIANRLLRRVRDFAEVRADGKIDRIVARDGLRLLDVDDAGFDKMDRALLLVIIDRFAGGPVGIESLAAAVAEERDTIEDVYEPFLIQEGYLVRTPKGRVATALAYAHFGRSPAAPPPGAAQQKLFTAS, from the coding sequence ATGAGCTGGCGCGCGCCGAGCCCGATCCTGCCCGAGCGGCTCGACGACGACCTCGCGGTCGAGGCCCCGCTCCGCCCGCGCACGCTGGACGAGTACGTCGGGCAGGAGTCGATCCGCGAGAACCTGCGCGTGCAGATCGCGGCGGCCCGCGCGCGCGGCGACGTCCTCGACCACGTGCTCCTCTACGGCCCGCCCGGCCTCGGCAAGACCTCGCTCGCGCACGTGATCGCCAACGAGCTCGGGGTCGGCATCCGCGCGACGGCCGGCCCGGTGCTCGAGCGGCCGGGCGACCTGGCCGCCATCCTCTCCAACCTCGAGCGGGGGCAGGTCTTCTTCGTCGACGAGATTCACCGCCTGAACCACGTCGTGGAGGAGACCCTCTACCCGGCCATGGAGGACTTCCAGCTCGACCTGGTGGTGGGGCAGGGGCCGACGGCGCGCTCGATCAAGCTGCCGCTCAGGCCCTTCTGCCTGGCGGGTGCGACGACCCGCGCGGGCCTCTTGACCTCGGCGCTGCGCGACCGCTTCGGGGCGACCTTCCGGCTCGACTTCTACGGTACCGACGACCTGCAGCGGATCCTGCGCCGCTCGGCCGCGATCCTGGGCGCCGCCCTCGACGACGACGGGGCGGCCGAGATCGCGCGCCGCGCGCGCGGCACCCCGCGCATCGCGAACCGCCTTCTCCGGCGCGTGCGCGACTTCGCCGAGGTGCGGGCAGATGGGAAGATCGACCGCATCGTCGCGCGCGACGGGCTCCGCCTCCTCGACGTCGACGACGCGGGCTTCGACAAGATGGACCGTGCGCTCCTGCTCGTCATCATCGACCGGTTCGCGGGGGGCCCGGTCGGGATCGAGTCGCTCGCCGCCGCGGTCGCCGAGGAGCGCGACACCATCGAGGACGTCTACGAGCCGTTCCTCATCCAGGAGGGCTACCTGGTGCGCACGCCGAAGGGCCGGGTGGCGACGGCGCTCGCCTACGCGCACTTCGGCCGAAGCCCCGCCGCCCCGCCGCCCGGCGCAGCGCAGCAGAAGCTCTTCACGGCCTCCTAG
- a CDS encoding HAMP domain-containing protein, giving the protein MPGPSDPSLPWGPAPEVRRRRREGWIIAGIIVAVVLLAIAQFWLPQSLGSGSLGTDAVLIFLIDVNLILLVLLVFLVGRNIAKLIFERRRRILGSHLRTRLVGAFVAIALLPAGLLFLVGLVFVGNSIERWFNGQVERSLEGALEVAHAYYQDLAGTALGFARELAAQVGEQGLVARDRREALKRFLDARRAEYQLDLVEVFAHRQALARSRREDLPAGIGAEPLADLIRRAAGGEEATLIDRVGEADLIRATVPIRDEAKTVGVVVVDAYVPFSVVVRRDESERAFNEYLRLKVQRRPIQTNYTITLAVVTIVVLFSATWFGFYMARGITVPIQRLAEGTRAVAHGDLDHRIEGEGEDEIGTLVTAFNRMTAELKTSRTELESRRRYLETLLANITAGVVSADAEGRITTMNRAAEALLGMSAAASVGRCIDDAFAGDGYADVRELAAELHAGVPAPRGLPPPLAPNEAGGGPVERQLKLTRDGREVAVLLTGTRLMTEHGGPRGLVLFFEDVSHLLRVQRMEAWREVARRIAHEIKNPLTPIQLSAQRLRRRYAARLGPEGAVFDECTRTIIQQVDELKALVNEFSTFARLPAAAHAPQDLNRLVEEALVLFREGHREITFTFDPAPELPELELDREGIKRALLNLLDNAVAACAEARRREPAAGEPARVELVTRHDEGLDVVRLEIADDGAGMTPEVKARLFEPYFSTKPDGTGLGLAIVSVIVADHNGFIRVRDNLPRGSRLVMEFPVRRRAAQLAARAQHGAYAGA; this is encoded by the coding sequence ATGCCCGGCCCGTCCGATCCGTCGCTCCCCTGGGGGCCCGCGCCCGAGGTGCGCCGCCGCCGGCGCGAAGGCTGGATCATCGCCGGCATCATCGTCGCCGTCGTGTTGCTGGCGATCGCGCAGTTCTGGCTCCCGCAGTCCCTCGGCAGCGGCTCGCTCGGCACCGACGCGGTGCTGATCTTCCTGATCGACGTGAACCTGATCCTGCTCGTCCTCCTCGTCTTCCTGGTCGGGCGGAACATCGCCAAGCTCATCTTCGAGCGGCGGCGGCGGATTCTCGGGTCGCACCTCCGCACCCGCCTGGTGGGCGCCTTCGTGGCGATCGCGCTCCTGCCCGCCGGGCTCCTCTTCCTGGTCGGGCTCGTGTTCGTCGGCAACTCGATCGAGCGCTGGTTCAACGGCCAGGTGGAGCGCTCGCTCGAGGGGGCGCTCGAGGTGGCGCACGCCTACTACCAGGACCTGGCCGGGACGGCGCTCGGCTTCGCACGCGAGCTCGCCGCGCAGGTCGGCGAGCAGGGTCTCGTCGCCCGCGACCGCCGCGAAGCGCTCAAGCGCTTTCTCGACGCGCGGCGCGCCGAGTACCAGCTCGATCTGGTCGAGGTGTTCGCGCACAGGCAGGCGCTCGCGCGCAGCCGGCGCGAGGACCTGCCCGCAGGGATCGGCGCCGAGCCGTTGGCGGACCTGATCCGGCGCGCCGCCGGGGGCGAGGAGGCCACGCTGATCGACCGCGTGGGCGAGGCCGACCTGATCCGCGCCACCGTGCCCATCCGGGACGAGGCGAAGACGGTCGGCGTGGTGGTGGTCGACGCCTACGTCCCCTTCAGCGTCGTCGTCCGGCGCGACGAGAGCGAGCGCGCCTTCAACGAGTACCTGCGCCTCAAGGTCCAGCGCCGCCCCATCCAGACCAACTACACGATCACGCTCGCGGTGGTGACCATCGTCGTCCTCTTCTCCGCCACCTGGTTCGGCTTCTACATGGCGCGCGGCATCACGGTGCCCATCCAGCGCCTGGCCGAGGGGACGCGCGCCGTCGCGCACGGCGACCTCGACCACCGCATCGAGGGCGAGGGTGAGGACGAGATCGGCACCCTGGTCACGGCGTTCAACCGGATGACCGCGGAGCTCAAGACGAGCCGCACCGAGCTCGAGTCGCGCCGCCGTTACCTGGAGACGCTGCTTGCCAACATCACGGCGGGCGTGGTGTCGGCGGATGCCGAAGGCCGCATCACCACCATGAACCGCGCCGCCGAGGCGCTCCTCGGCATGAGCGCCGCCGCATCGGTGGGGCGGTGCATCGACGACGCATTCGCCGGCGACGGCTACGCCGACGTGCGCGAGCTCGCGGCGGAGCTCCATGCCGGCGTCCCGGCGCCGCGCGGGCTGCCCCCGCCCTTGGCGCCGAACGAGGCCGGCGGCGGCCCCGTCGAGCGGCAGCTCAAGCTCACGCGCGACGGGCGCGAGGTCGCGGTGCTGCTCACCGGCACGCGCCTCATGACCGAGCACGGGGGCCCGCGCGGCCTGGTCCTCTTCTTCGAGGACGTGAGCCATCTCCTGCGCGTGCAGCGCATGGAGGCGTGGCGAGAGGTCGCGCGCCGTATCGCGCACGAGATCAAGAACCCGCTCACGCCGATCCAGCTCTCGGCACAGCGGCTCCGCCGCCGCTACGCCGCCCGCCTCGGCCCCGAGGGCGCCGTGTTCGACGAGTGCACGCGCACCATCATCCAGCAGGTCGACGAGTTGAAGGCCCTGGTGAACGAGTTCTCGACCTTCGCGCGCCTGCCGGCGGCCGCGCACGCGCCGCAGGACCTGAACCGTCTGGTCGAGGAGGCGCTCGTCCTCTTCCGCGAGGGCCATCGCGAGATCACCTTCACGTTCGATCCCGCGCCCGAGCTGCCCGAGCTCGAGCTGGACCGCGAGGGGATCAAGCGCGCGCTGCTCAACCTGCTCGACAACGCGGTGGCCGCGTGCGCCGAGGCCCGCCGGCGCGAGCCCGCCGCGGGCGAGCCCGCGCGCGTCGAGCTGGTGACGCGCCACGACGAGGGTCTCGACGTGGTTCGGCTCGAGATCGCCGACGACGGCGCGGGCATGACGCCCGAGGTGAAGGCGCGACTCTTCGAGCCCTACTTCTCGACCAAACCCGACGGCACCGGGCTCGGGCTCGCCATCGTCTCCGTGATCGTCGCGGACCACAACGGGTTCATCCGCGTGCGGGACAACCTCCCGCGCGGCAGCCGCTTGGTCATGGAGTTTCCGGTCCGCCGGCGCGCGGCGCAGCTCGCGGCGCGCGCCCAGCACGGAGCGTACGCCGGCGCCTGA
- the ruvC gene encoding crossover junction endodeoxyribonuclease RuvC produces MLGIDPGSRRTGWGVVDACGGGFRHVASGTIVLAPAAHLGTRLARLHAECLRLIAAWEPAAVVLERAFVARNVQSAFRLGEARGAVLAAAGAAGAVLAEYAPASVKLATVGYGQADKRAMGRGVALRLGLERPPAPDAADALALALCHLHRAPLARRVAAALAAGARA; encoded by the coding sequence GTGCTCGGGATCGATCCGGGGAGCCGGCGGACGGGCTGGGGCGTGGTCGACGCGTGCGGCGGGGGTTTTCGCCACGTCGCGAGCGGGACGATCGTGCTGGCGCCCGCCGCGCATCTCGGCACGCGCCTCGCGCGCCTGCATGCGGAGTGTCTCCGCCTGATCGCGGCGTGGGAGCCGGCGGCCGTCGTCCTCGAGCGCGCCTTCGTCGCGCGCAACGTGCAGAGCGCGTTCCGTCTGGGCGAGGCGCGCGGCGCCGTGCTCGCGGCCGCCGGGGCGGCCGGCGCGGTGCTGGCCGAGTACGCGCCGGCCAGCGTGAAGCTCGCCACGGTCGGCTATGGCCAGGCGGACAAGCGCGCGATGGGGCGCGGGGTGGCGCTCCGCCTCGGCCTCGAGCGGCCCCCGGCGCCGGACGCCGCCGACGCGCTCGCCCTCGCCCTCTGCCATCTTCACCGGGCGCCGCTCGCCCGCCGCGTAGCGGCCGCGCTGGCCGCGGGAGCGCGGGCATGA